The sequence below is a genomic window from Anaerocolumna chitinilytica.
CTGCCTCATAAGCAGCTAGATACAATACCTCGAAAAGATTTGTATCACTAAGTAATAGGCTTCGTTGATAGTATTCGGATACTTTTCCTAAATTTACTTTTAGATTATGCTATTGTAAATCTTGTTTGCATCAGATTTGGTCTATATTATAAGAATTTATACCCGTAGAAGAACGCAGGCGTTTCATATCACTGATCGGTGGAAGTCCAAATAAACGGGTATATTCCCGGCTGAATTGCGATGGGCTTTCATAACCAACCTGAAAGCAGACAGTAGCCGCTTCTGATTCTTCTGCCAGCAGCAAGCGTCTTGCCGCCTGTAATCTGATTAGTTTTTGATATTGGAGAGGACTCATTGATGTAACCTTTTTAAATTGATTATACAATGCAGAGGTACTCATATTTACTTTAGCTGCCATGTTTTCTATTTTCATCGGCTTTGCAAATTCTTCATTAATCCATCCAATCACCTTTGAAATACGACTTGCATTGTTCCCAATCATTGCAAACTGTGTGACCGCTCCTTGATCCTCTTTTAAAATCCGGTATAGTATTTCCCGTATAATAAGAGGCGAAATCACTTTAATATCCTCATCGGTTTCTAAAAGACGCACAAGCCTTAACATAGCATCAAGTAAATCGTAATTTGTCCTTTTAATCACCAAACTTCGTTTAGAATCTTTTCCTTCCTTTAAGTATTTATTTGATTCTGCAACAATATCAATTATTTGATTTATATGAAAGCTTAATTTGATACACAAATAAGGTTCCTGAGCATCCGCCTGTATGATTCGGCTGTAAACCGGCAGATGAACAGAGGTTACCAGATAAGACGTCGGATCATACCTATAACTCTCATTCGCTAATGTTACCATTTTAGCACCTTGTACAATAACCAATAAGGAAGGCTCATAAATAACAGGCAGCGGTTCCGATTCACCTGATGCACGTATGATATCCAATGCCGGTATTGCTGTGGAATGTATACCATCTGTCTTTACAAGGCGATTCAATAATAGTATTAAATCCTTCTGACACTCTTTCATTTTATTCTCTAAAATTTCATTATTCATCGGAATTCCACTCCTGTCTGCATAAGTACAAAATAAAAATATCTGCTTAAAACCAATACACAAGCACCGGCAGGTATCCGATTAACAATAAGCAGATCGCCAAACCGATTCAATTTAAAACTCATGGCGGAATATTCCTGTGCTAGCAACTTTAAACCATACCACCATTTGCATAAATCGTCTGGCCGTTAATCCATCTTGCCGGTCCCGCAAGAAATGAAACAACTTCTGAAATATCCTCCGGTCTACCTAATCGCTCAATTGGATTCATCTTAGACATATGTTCAATAGTTTCAGTATCCTTTCCCTGTAAAAACAATTCTGTCGCCGTAGGCCCGGGAGCCACGGCATTTACAGTAATATCGCGTCCCCGAAGTTCCTTTGCCAGGATGAGGCTGATAGCATCAACAGCTCCCTTACTGGCAGCATACGCCGCATAGGTAGGCAATGCAATCTTTTTTACCGATGTCGAAAGATTGATAATAGCACCACCGGAACGAACTCGTCTGGCTGCCTGCTGGTTGACCACAAAAGTTCCTCGAATATTCGTGCGATGCATACGATCCAACTTATCCAGATCGAAATTGGCCACCGTATCCAGAATCATGATGCCTGCAGAATTAACTACAACATCAATACCTCCGAATACTTCCTCCGCCTTATCGAACAGACGGCTCACCGCAGCCTCATCGGCAACATCAGCCTGAAACGCAATGGCACAACCTTTTTTTTCAGTAATTTCCTGCACCGTTTTATTTGCTTCATCACTGTTGCTTGAATAAGCAATCACTATAGCCTGTCCATCTGCCGCCAGTCTTTCTGCAATTGCCCGTCCAATGCCACGTGATCCACCTGTAACAATAGCAACTCTCTGTTTGTGAATACTTTCCATAATAAAAATCTCCTTGTATAAATGATAAAATCAACTTGTATCTAATTAACATCTTAAGTAACCATATCTGCCCTTATAGGAGCTTTCCGATTACTATATCACTCCACTATTATATATTATATATTTAAAAACCCGGTAGCCTATTCGTAGCAAATCATTGCCTAATTCTACAAAAGATATTTAAATTTATCCCTTTCATATCCTATCGTATCATCCTTTTTAAATAGAACTCCTGCGGAATTGTCTT
It includes:
- a CDS encoding AraC family transcriptional regulator — protein: MNNEILENKMKECQKDLILLLNRLVKTDGIHSTAIPALDIIRASGESEPLPVIYEPSLLVIVQGAKMVTLANESYRYDPTSYLVTSVHLPVYSRIIQADAQEPYLCIKLSFHINQIIDIVAESNKYLKEGKDSKRSLVIKRTNYDLLDAMLRLVRLLETDEDIKVISPLIIREILYRILKEDQGAVTQFAMIGNNASRISKVIGWINEEFAKPMKIENMAAKVNMSTSALYNQFKKVTSMSPLQYQKLIRLQAARRLLLAEESEAATVCFQVGYESPSQFSREYTRLFGLPPISDMKRLRSSTGINSYNIDQI
- a CDS encoding SDR family oxidoreductase is translated as MESIHKQRVAIVTGGSRGIGRAIAERLAADGQAIVIAYSSNSDEANKTVQEITEKKGCAIAFQADVADEAAVSRLFDKAEEVFGGIDVVVNSAGIMILDTVANFDLDKLDRMHRTNIRGTFVVNQQAARRVRSGGAIINLSTSVKKIALPTYAAYAASKGAVDAISLILAKELRGRDITVNAVAPGPTATELFLQGKDTETIEHMSKMNPIERLGRPEDISEVVSFLAGPARWINGQTIYANGGMV